The proteins below are encoded in one region of Ostrea edulis chromosome 3, xbOstEdul1.1, whole genome shotgun sequence:
- the LOC130053511 gene encoding uncharacterized protein LOC130053511 — protein sequence MTVNANVVPKITGTIPRRPIPQIAREKLFSLCRHLQMSDTIPTTFEDSRVDILIGNDYYLDIISSEKIGVQEGLYLLGSKLGWIITGRTHSSNEKRKEHQMMIANGLLSITECCLRSSERRLPVKPLLEDFWNLETIGIKVSPYTSDDEEALRNVNSTLEMENNRYHVTWPWKSSCPELPENRELAYGRFKSLVHKMQSKPAFLQKYDEIIQDQCTKGIIEKIPHSSKEAGIKHYIPHHAVIDPTKPTTKVRIVYDASAKSKPSNLSLNECLHKGPVMLQDLYRLLSRFRMNRIGIVAYVQKAFLQDGLQLKDRYATRFFCETAENIRNNIYVDNVITGVDTVTDAEVLYKDSKEIFSAVSMNLRDWASNNKKFYNSIPKSDQSVREKMKILGLTWILTEVMPVTKREVLQRMASIYDPLGFFTPVTLKTKLFLQMLWRKNLDWDEQLTEEDVQQWQLIFTDLQDIPQCHTPRYIGLSGEVTCRLLCFCDASTKAYATSVYLQIFNRKTRTCNLVFSKIRLAPDKKISLPRLELLAVLIGVRDIASRGTTFFSIRKNKNWWNGPSWLTKNRSEWPTWKLLDNHESKEAMESEYRDSKVLFEAKLLVGEGPSRMADSSDNPFCLDVKESSSFTRLVRVSAWDDLPRGNWKIGRLCELIVSRDGEMRSGKVLLPSKRTINRPLNLLYPIECSEKSDSKKSVETSANQSTERPNRLNQEHSIEGKPCVTDSDGITSENRPKRRAAGKAKEKIKDWLDA from the exons ATGACAGTCAATGCCAATGTTGTGCCGAAAATTACAGGAACTATACCGAGAAGACCCATACCACAAATTGCCAGGGAAAAGTTGTTTAGCTTGTGTAGACATCTCCAGATGTCTGATACTATTCCAACAACCTTTGAAGATTCTAGAGTAGACATACTCATTGGAAATGACTATTACCTTGATATCATCTCATCTGAGAAAATAGGGGTACAAGAAGGACTGTATTTATTAGGATCCAAACTTGGATGGATCATAACAGGAAGAACTCACAGCAGTAATGAAAAGAGAAAAGAACATCAGATGATGATAGCAAATGGATTACTGTCAATTACAGAGTGTTGTCTTCGTTCTTCAGAGAGACGTTTGCCAGTGAAACCTCTACTTGAAGACTTTTGGAATTTAGAGACTATAGGAATTAAAGTCTCCCCCTATACATCAGATGATGAGGAAGCACTGAGAAATGTCAATAGCACCTTGGAGATGGAAAATAATAGGTATCATGTCACTTGGCCATGGAAGAGTTCATGTCCAGAACTTCCTGAAAACAGAGAACTTGCCTATGGAAGGTTCAAGTCACTTGTACACAAGATGCAAAGCAAGCCTGCCTTCTTAcaaaaatatgatgaaattaTCCAGGATCAGTGTACAAAGGGAATTATAGAGAAGATTCCTCACAGTAGTAAAGAAGCAGGAATAAAGCATTATATCCCACATCATGCAGTTATCGACCCAACGAAGCCAACCACAAAAGTTAGGATCGTATATGATGCATCAGCAAAGTCAAAACCGAGTAACCTCAGTCTCAATGAATGTCTACACAAAGGACCTGTTATGCTACAGGATTTATATAGACTACTGTCGCGCTTCAGAATGAATAGGATTGGAATTGTAGCTTACGTACAGAAAGCTTTCCTGCAAGATGGATTGCAGCTCAAAGACCGATATGCCACCAGATTCTTTTG TGAAACAGCTGAAAATATTAGAAACAATATCTACGTTGACAATGTAATCACTGGAGTAGATACTGTTACAGATGCAGAAGTTCTATACAAGGATAGTAAAGAGATATTTAGTGCTGTGTCAATGAACCTCAGAGATTGGGCTTCAAACAACAAGAAATTTTACAACTCCATTCCAAAATCAGATCAGTCTGTGAGAGAGAAGATGAAGATCTTAGGATTGACATGGATCCTCACAGAAGTCATGCCAGTTACAAAAAGAGAAGTACTGCAGCGAATGGCATCTATATATGACCCACTTGGATTTTTCACTCCAGTGACTTTAAAAACAAAGCTATTTCTCCAGATGTTGTGGAGGAAGAATCTAGATTGGGATGAACAGCTTACAGAAGAAGATGTTCAGCAATGGCAACTTATATTTACAGACCTACAAGATATTCCACAGTGCCACACGCCAAGATACATTGGACTATCAGGAGAAGTTACCTGCAGATTGCTTTGCTTTTGTGATGCCTCTACAAAAGCGTATGCCACTTCTGTTTACCTGCAGATATTCAACAGGAAAACAAGAACATGCAATCTTGTATTTTCCAAGATTCGTCTGGCACCTGACAAGAAGATCTCTCTTCCCAGACTGGAGTTATTAGCAGTTCTCATAGGGGTTCGTG ATATCGCAAGTCGTGGAACAACTTTTTTCTCCATTAGAAAGAACAAAAATTGGTGGAATGGTCCCTCATGGTTAACAAAGAACAGAAGTGAATGGCCCACATGGAAATTGCTTGACAACCATGAAAGTAAAGAAGCTATGGAGTCGGAGTACAGAGATTCAAAGGTACTGTTTGAAGCTAAATTGCTGGTGGGGGAGGGTCCTAGCAGAATGGCAGATAGCTCTGACAACCCATTCTGCCTGGATGTCAAGGAAAGTTCTTCCTTTACACGTCTTGTGCGAGTTTCCGCCTGG GATGATCTTCCTAGAGGGAACTGGAAAATTGGACGCCTTTGTGAACTAATTGTGAGTCGGGATGGAGAAATGCGCTCGGGAAAAGTGTTGCTTCCCAGCAAAAGGACAATAAACAGACCATTGAACTTGTTATACCCTATTGAATGTTCGGAGAAGAGTGATTCAAAGAAAAGCGTGGAAACAAGTGCAAATCAAAGTACAGAAAGACCAAATAGATTAAACCAGGAACATTCCATAGAGGGGAAACCGTGTGTGACTGATTCAGATGGAATTACTTCTGAAAACCGTCCAAAGCGAAGAGCTGCCGGAAAAGCAAAGGAAAAAATCAAAGACTGGTTGGATGCGTAA
- the LOC130053512 gene encoding uncharacterized protein LOC130053512 gives MEEDLSDLLRQVKSSTRRLKDFSATQGSLAVRLPKLELPSYNGDNIKFQEFWDAFDATINRNSKLSRIEKFNYLQSKLTGEAKAAISGMSLTHENYDVAIDIIQERFGDAQSVIHKHYMELINIQPVTNDTLSLRRLYDDLEKHMRSLEAWRQDVNQDVFVSMITSKLPKETLLQLEIQKGSRDKWTVKKIRDLFKAYVTAKESTEFQASDAHNHVENHATAEALMIFTKESKERRNASSAKSPVCIFCNGYHWTDECRKYRTIEDKKQQQRIKGKCYICLRPGHRIKDCRVVKPCFHCRESRNHHRSQCPKKFPYQRDESTRLEKSTQKETSCLADESHKEKHSTVESLQESSMFTSGDIVLTQTTHKEVSNPVINKKETVRILMDSGSQRTYITEDLAKRLNLRMGQTEEISLITFGADKPKRVKTP, from the exons ATGGAAGAAGATTTAtccgatctacttcgtcaggtGAAATCATCGACAAGGCGACTTAAGGACTTCAGTG CAACCCAAGGCTCTTTAGCTGTAAGGCTTCCAAAACTGGAACTACCCTCCTATAATGGAGACAATATCAAATTTCAAGAATTCTGGGATGCCTTTGATGCTACAATCAACAGGAATAGTAAGCTCTCTAGGATTGAGAAATTCAACTATCTTCAGAGCAAACTCACAGGAGAAGCCAAGGCAGCTATTTCAGGAATGTCGCTTACGCATGAAAACTATGATGTAGCCATTGATATCATACAGGAGAGATTTGGGGATGCACAGTCAGTGATCCATAAACATTATATGGAACTGATCAACATACAGCCTGTGACAAATGATACATTGAGTTTGAGGAGACTATATGATGACCTTGAGAAACACATGAGAAGCTTAGAAGCATGGCGTCAAGATGTAAACCAGGATGTGTTTGTGTCAATGATAACTTCGAAGTTACCTAAGGAAACACTGCTGCAGCTTGAAATACAGAAAGGAAGTAGAGACAAATGGACTGTTAAGAAAATAAGAGACTTGTTTAAAGCTTATGTCACAGCAAAGGAATCTACAGAATTTCAAGCTTCAGATGCTCATAATCATGTAGAAAATCATGCAACAGCAGAGGCTTTAATGATATTCACTAAAGAGTCAAAGGAAAGAAGAAATGCATCAAGTGCAAAGTCTCCAGTGTGCATTTTTTGTAATGGATATCATTGGACTGATGAGTGCAGAAAGTACAGAACCATAGAagacaaaaaacaacaacaaagaatTAAAGGGAAATGCTATATATGCTTAAGACCTGGACACAGAATTAAAGACTGTAGAGTTGTGAAACCATGTTTTCATTGCAGAGAGAGCAGGAATCACCATAGGAGCCAGTGTCCAAAGAAATTTCCATATCAGAGAGATGAATCCACAAGGCTGGAAAAATCAACACAGAAAGAAACATCTTGTTTAGCAGACGAGTCACACAAAGAGAAACATTCCACAGTAGAATCATTACAGGAAAGCAGTATGTTTACATCAGGGGATATTGTGTTGACGCAGACTACCCACAAAGAAGTGTCTAATCCTGTGATAAACAAGAAGGAAACTGTCCGGATTTTAATGGATTCTGGATCCCAGAGAACATACATTACAGAGGATCTAGCGAAGAGATTAAACCTTAGAATGGGTCAAACTGAAGAAATTTCCTTGATTACATTCGGTGCTGACAAACCAAAGCGAGTGAAAACTCCATAA
- the LOC130053315 gene encoding uncharacterized protein LOC130053315: MVECAVTRLLKLLKEDNSRHLNAHCIALCLEQTDLAGFAEKVFTNAVNCIQEEKDKFESIHDLVSLAVNLFNVPYLETIINVLIFICKIFSSIKACGGLYSMISENLRLELSEKMRDIEEKLHEFCECFEARSGELKCLNEHGEKTEESIERLLDNANYKEIGMGFSGSLQAIILRYKNIREENTLKFVGECLNVYVRVAIMRCMMHILLLSIVPDETMECATERIKMYMENDSRRRVVFLNRILEPSHENAIFLSSFSITDYPQVDMFLKAKWSATKEQSCRWEIGDFLTNKSIALHPVVFRGHWMNTAALKYVWSTSTAPHDDYGQFCFEVASKGENIFFIKSFKTQSSYIYMRPNSFLGKTSIRPREEGMFKVLRLQNDNCLISVVKYPGRFIYMPNTIWGKIKGAVTDDMYPEGQPTERHEWSLKEVCHRRNEDKINKVENPKIISAFASKKK, translated from the coding sequence ATGGTCGAATGTGCCGTGACCCGCTTATTAAAACTTCTTAAAGAAGACAACAGTCGACATCTAAACGCTCATTGCATAGCACTATGTCTGGAGCAAACAGATCTTGCGGGATTTGCAGAGAAAGTGTTTACAAATGCAGTAAACTGTATACAAGAAGAAAAAGACAAGTTTGAAAGTATTCATGACCTAGTTTCACTTGCTGTGAATCTTTTTAATGTGCCATACTTGGAAACCATAATTAACGTTctgatatttatttgtaaaatttttTCCTCTATCAAAGCATGTGGAGGTCTATATTCTATGATATCAGAGAATTTACGTTTGGAATTGTCGGAGAAAATGAGagatattgaagaaaaattgCATGAATTTTGTGAATGTTTTGAGGCACGAAGTGGTGAGTTAAAGTGCTTGAATGAGCATGGAGAGAAAACAGAAGAAAGTATTGAAAGGCTCTTAGATAATGCCAACTACAAGGAAATCGGTATGGGCTTTTCGGGATCGTTACAGGCTATCATTTTAAGGTATAAAAACATCCGTGAAGAAAACACTCTCAAGTTTGTTGGAGAGTGTTTGAATGTGTATGTACGTGTTGCGATCATGCGATGTATGATGCACATTTTGCTTTTGTCAATTGTACCTGATGAAACAATGGAATGCGCAACAGAGCGAATTAAGATGTATATGGAAAACGATAGCCGGCGAAGAGTTGTTTTTCTAAACAGGATACTGGAGCCCAGCCACGAGAATGCTATATTTCTGTCATCATTTAGCATTACAGATTATCCTCAAGTGGATATGTTTCTAAAAGCTAAATGGTCTGCTACAAAAGAACAGTCATGCAGATGGGAAATCGGTGATTTTTTGACAAACAAAAGCATTGCTCTGCATCCGGTAGTATTTCGAGGTCATTGGATGAATACAGCTGCCTTAAAATATGTATGGAGTACATCTACGGCGCCACATGATGATTATGGTCAATTTTGCTTTGAAGTTGCATCGAAaggagaaaatatatttttcatcaagTCATTTAAAACGCAGTcttcatatatttatatgagACCCAATTCATTTCTAGGCAAAACGAGTATTCGACCAAGAGAGGAAGGAATGTTCAAGGTTCTCCGTTTACAGAATGACAATTGTTTGATATCCGTTGTTAAATACCCTGGCAGATTCATTTATATGCCGAACACTATTTGGGGTAAGATAAAAGGGGCTGTGACAGACGATATGTATCCTGAAGGCCAACCAACTGAACGACATGAATGGTCACTTAAGGAAGTTTGTCATCGTAGAAATGAGGATAAAATCAATAAAGTTGAAAATCCTAAAATCATTAGTGCCTTCG